In Marinibacterium anthonyi, the DNA window CGCGGGATCGGCCAGGGTGAGCGTGCGGGATCGCCGCCATGGGGGATGAGGTCAGTCCGTCGATGACGGCTGGCCCCGGCGCAGGGCCTCGGCGAATTTGGGCATCAGGCGGACCAGCGTGTCGAAGTCTTCGTCGGACCAATCGGCGAAACCGTCGGTCAGCAGCCGTTCGCGGGCGGCGTCGATGGCGTCGGTCATGGTCTTGCCCAGCGGGCGGATGACGGCCTGGCGCTGTCGGCGGTCGGAGGGGTTGCCGCGTCGTTCGATCAGCTGAAGGTCTTCCATCTTGCCCAGCTGGCGGCTGACGGTGGTGTGGTCGCGGCCGACCCTGTCGGCCAGGTCGACCACGCCGATCGGCCCCAGCCGTTCGATCAGCACCAGCAGGGGAAACAGCGCGCGGTCGAGTTTTATCCCCGCGGCGCGGATGATCGCATCGTCCCGCTGCGGCCCGTTCATCATGCCGACGATGTCCAGGACGGCGCTGTGCAGCTGGCGCAGTTTTGCGGAAGTGGGTGTATTTTGCACATTGTTTCTTGTCGTCATCGATGTTCTCCATTATGTGCATATTACACATTGTTTAGGCCAGGATGACCCGAGATGAAAGCAGCCATTGTCCGCAAGGCAGGGGAAATGCCCGTTTATGACAGCTTTGAGGCCCCAATTGCCGGGGCGGGCGAATGCACCGTCGACGTGATCGCGGCGGCGCTGTCGCCGCTGGCGCGCGCCCGGGCGTCGGGGGCGCATTACAGCAGCACGGGGCAGTATCCCTTTGTGGCGGGCGTCGACGGGGTTGGCACGCTGGAGGATGGCCGGAGGGTCTATTTCGTCCTGCCGCGCGCGCCGTTCGGGGCCATGGCCGAGCGTACGGTGGTGTCGGTGGACCGGTGCGTCGCGCTGCCCGACGGGCTGGACCCGGAGATGGCGGCGGCGCTGGCCAATCCGGGGATGTCGTCCTGGGCGGCGCTGACCTGCCGGGCGGATCTGAAACCGGGCGAGACGGTTCTGATCAACGGGGCGACGGGGGCGTCGGGGCAATTGGCGGTCAAGATCGCGCGCCACCTTGGAGCGGCGACGGTCATCGCGACGGGGCGCAGTGCCGGGAAGCTGGACGGGCTGGGCGCGGATGCGACGATTCTGCTGGGCGATGACGCCGAGGCGCTGGAACAGCGGTTCGCGGCGGTCTTTGCCGGGGGCGTGGACGTGGTTGTCGATTATCTTTGGGGGATGAGCGCCGAGCGGATGCTGATGGCGGCGGCCAAGGCCGGTCCGCAGGGCCGGCGGCTGCGGTTCGTGCAGGTGGGCAATGCGAGCGGGGCCAATATCGCGCTGCCCGGCGCGGTGCTGCGGTCGGCGGCGATCGAGCTGATGGGCAGCGGAATCGGCAGCGTTCCGTTCAAGGGGCTGGCGGGGTCCATCGCCGGGGTGTTCGGCGCGGCGCAGGCGGCCGGGCTGGCCTTGCCGATCCGCACGGCGCCCCTGGCCGAGGTCGCGGAGGTGTGGCCGCTGGGGGATGATCTGCGCACGGTCTTCCGGATCTGAGCCGGGGCGGGAAGTCTGCGGTCTGGTTGGCGGCCGGATGAATTCGGTGCTTGACCTCAAGGGGGCTTGAAGGGCTAGACCGCCCGCAGGACAGGCGGATCTGGCAGGCAGGACCTTGATATGACGGCAGTATCGCAGCCCGGACAGTCGGGAGGACTGGGCCGGTTCATCGTTGCAAGCGGGTTGACCAACCTGGCCGACGGGATTGCCACGGTGGTCTGGGCCTGGATGGCGTCGCTGCTGACCCGCGATCCGGTGCTGATCGCGCTGATGCCCGTGGCGCTGCGCCTGCCGTGGTTTCTGTGCGCGCTGCCGGCCGGGGTGGTGACCGACCGGGTGGACCGGCGGGCGCTGATCCTGGGGATGGACCTGGTGCGGGCGGTGGCCTTTGGCGCGGCGGCGGTGATCGTGTGGGCGGCGCTGCCTTTTGCGCCACCGGCAGAGCAGGGGACGGCGATGCCGGGGCTGTTTGGCGGGCTGATGGGCTGTGCGCTGCTGGTGGGCACGGCCGAGGTGTTTCGCGACAATGCCGCGCAGACCATGCTGCCGTCGGTGGTGCCCCATGCCGAGCTTGAGCGGGCCAACGGGCGGCTGTGGAGCGTGGAGCTGGTGGGCAATGCGCTGCTGGGGCCCGCGGTGGGGGCCTTCCTGATTGCCTGGGTCGTCTGGGTGCCCTTTGCGCTGAATGCCGGGGTCTTCGTGCTGGCGGCGGTGCTGGTCTGGGGCCTGCGCGGGTCGTTTTCGCCGGAGAGGGGACCGGAGCGGAATTGGCGCAGGGAGCTGGGCGAGGGGCTGGCGTTTCTGAGGGGCGCGCCGTTGCTGCGGCTGCTGGCGGTGATCACGGGGGTGTGGAACCTGCTGCACCAGATGGTGGTGATCGCGCTGGTTCTGCACGTGCAGGAAAACCTGGGGCTGGGCGCGCAGGGCTACGGGCTGATCCTGGCGGCGGGCGCGGTGGGCGGCATCGCCGGGGGCTTCGTGGCCGAACGGGTGGTGCGCGCGATGGGGGCGGGGCCGGCGGCGCAGTGGATGACGCTGGCCTCGGCCGTGGCCTTTGCGGCGATCCCGCTGGCGCCGGGCGGCATCGCGCTGGCGCTGGTGCTGGCGGCGTTCGAATTCACCGGGCTGGTGTGGAACACGGTGTCGGTGTCCTACCGGCAAAGGGCGATTCCCGGTGCGCTGCTGGGGCGGGTGAACAGCATCTACCGGCTGCTGGCCTGGGGGATGATGCCCGTCGGCCTGCTGGTGTCGGGGCTGATCGTGAACGGGGCCGAAGCGGTGATGCCGCGCGGTCCCGCCCTGTCGATGCCCTTCGTGGTGGCCGCCGGCGGGGCGGGCCTGCTGACCCTGCTGGCCTGGCGGCCGCTGGGGCGGGGGTTCCGGGCGGTTTAGGCTGTGTTCGCGGCCGGGGCCTTGGCGGCCTGGGACTGGGTGCGACGGCCGCCGTCCGGCAAGGGATTTCCGCGGGATCAGCCGAAATCGGCGGGCGACAGGCTGCCTTCGCGCAGAAGATGTTGCAGGGTCCAGGCCACGCCAAGCGCATCGTCAAGCCCGTCGTGGTCCTGCACCGGCGGATGGTCGATGCCGAACCGGGCGGCGAGCGTGTTGGATCGGGTCTGGTGGATGTCGTCCAGCGCCATCCCGGCCTTGAGAAGCAGGTTGCAGGCATTGCCGAAGCGACCCACGGGGATGACCGGTTCGATCCCGGCGACATAGCAGCTGATGGCGATCATGTTGAATTCGTCCTTGCCCCAGGACCACAGCGTCGCGCCCTGGGAAAACCCGTCAAGCTGGGCCAGCGCATCGCCCAGCGTCTGGCCGCTGGCCGACAGCGTGGCATCGGTGATGCCGGTCAGCCGGGAAAACAACGGATCGAGCGTGCAGCGCGCGCCGTGGCGGTCGCGGGGGATGACATGCAGGCGGATGGTTTCGGTGATGGGAAAGCCGCGTTCCAGCGACAGCTTGGCCGCGCCGATCTGGGCGATGACCGGGTCGGGATCGGTGGGACCGCACCAGAACCGCTGCGGCGCGCCGGGGGCGGTAAGGAATTCGCAGTCGTAGACGATGACGTGGGCCATGACGGCGGAACCTCCCTGTGGGTTATGTGCAGACCGGGTTATGTGCAGACTAGGCAATGGGCGGGCCAAGTCCACCTCGCCTGAACGGCACGAAGCGGTTATTTCTGGGCCCGTGCCATTCCGGAGCCCTGCCCGATGACCGACGTGCCTTCCCCGCGACTGACCTTGCTGAACCGCATCTGGCCGCGCACCAGCCCGGCCGCGCCACCGCGCGACCGCTATGCCGAAGCCGCGCTGGAGCGGCACAAGCGCGAGGGGCTGGAGATGGCGGTGCGGGCGCGGTGGATCGCGCTGGCGGTGGTGGCGCTGATGTTGCCGGTGCTGAACTTTGCATGGGAAATGCTGTGGTACGAGGCGCTGCTGGCCGCGCTGGCCGCGATGGGATGGCT includes these proteins:
- a CDS encoding putative transcriptional regulator, producing the protein MTTRNNVQNTPTSAKLRQLHSAVLDIVGMMNGPQRDDAIIRAAGIKLDRALFPLLVLIERLGPIGVVDLADRVGRDHTTVSRQLGKMEDLQLIERRGNPSDRRQRQAVIRPLGKTMTDAIDAARERLLTDGFADWSDEDFDTLVRLMPKFAEALRRGQPSSTD
- the acuI_1 gene encoding Acrylyl-CoA reductase AcuI, whose protein sequence is MKAAIVRKAGEMPVYDSFEAPIAGAGECTVDVIAAALSPLARARASGAHYSSTGQYPFVAGVDGVGTLEDGRRVYFVLPRAPFGAMAERTVVSVDRCVALPDGLDPEMAAALANPGMSSWAALTCRADLKPGETVLINGATGASGQLAVKIARHLGAATVIATGRSAGKLDGLGADATILLGDDAEALEQRFAAVFAGGVDVVVDYLWGMSAERMLMAAAKAGPQGRRLRFVQVGNASGANIALPGAVLRSAAIELMGSGIGSVPFKGLAGSIAGVFGAAQAAGLALPIRTAPLAEVAEVWPLGDDLRTVFRI